Proteins encoded together in one Terriglobales bacterium window:
- a CDS encoding thioredoxin domain-containing protein — protein sequence MPSFLALRGCALLLAVLLCVGCPAQHSPGGTSQGPGKPVSKDLEQRIQRHIRTYFSIPAQVQIQVGARRASEFTGYDLVPVTLIGQRKTNYEFLVSQDEKTLIRFAKIDIAKDPYAELMGKIDTRGRPVRGNPEAKVTVVVYDDFQCPYCAAMHHTLFPDLLKIYGDRVRVIYKDYPLYEIHPWANHAAVDAGCLSAQNSEAFWDFADYVHFNQAEIKGKDRKIEAQVAALDQAAVDQGGKHSLDLDKLKFCIQKQDDATVKASVKEAEGLGVNSTPNLFINGEKVDYAASEAEMRGFFDRALRDAGQPVPAAAAAATQTAPAPAALAPPK from the coding sequence ATGCCTTCATTCCTAGCTCTGCGTGGGTGCGCCCTCCTGCTGGCGGTGCTGTTGTGCGTGGGCTGCCCGGCCCAGCACTCTCCGGGCGGCACCTCCCAGGGCCCCGGCAAACCCGTCTCCAAGGATCTGGAGCAGCGCATCCAGCGGCACATCCGCACCTACTTCAGCATCCCGGCCCAAGTGCAGATCCAGGTGGGCGCGCGCCGCGCCAGCGAGTTCACCGGCTATGACCTGGTCCCCGTCACCCTCATCGGCCAGCGCAAGACCAACTACGAGTTCCTGGTCTCGCAGGACGAGAAGACCCTGATCCGCTTCGCCAAGATCGACATCGCCAAGGATCCCTATGCCGAGCTGATGGGCAAGATCGATACCCGCGGCCGCCCGGTGCGCGGCAACCCGGAGGCCAAGGTCACGGTGGTGGTCTATGACGACTTCCAGTGTCCCTACTGCGCCGCCATGCACCACACCCTCTTCCCCGACCTGCTCAAGATTTACGGCGATCGGGTGCGCGTCATCTACAAGGACTACCCGCTCTACGAGATCCATCCCTGGGCCAATCACGCCGCGGTGGATGCCGGCTGCCTGTCGGCGCAGAACTCCGAGGCCTTCTGGGACTTCGCCGATTACGTCCATTTCAACCAGGCGGAGATCAAGGGGAAGGACCGGAAGATCGAGGCCCAGGTCGCGGCGCTCGACCAGGCGGCGGTGGACCAGGGAGGCAAGCACAGCCTCGACCTGGACAAACTCAAGTTCTGCATCCAGAAACAGGACGACGCCACCGTAAAGGCCTCGGTGAAGGAAGCCGAAGGGCTGGGCGTGAACTCTACTCCCAACTTGTTCATCAACGGCGAGAAGGTAGATTACGCCGCGTCGGAGGCGGAGATGCGCGGCTTCTTCGACCGCGCCCTGCGCGACGCTGGGCAGCCCGTTCCCGCAGCAGCCGCGGCCGCGACCCAGACGGCGCCCGCCCCGGCGGCTCTCGCGCCCCCCAAGTGA
- the larE gene encoding ATP-dependent sacrificial sulfur transferase LarE → MNLNSQRTTLDAHLRSLGRLLVAYSGGVDSAFLAFAAHEALGDGMLAVLADSPSLARVQLQDAVAFAQEQRIPLEVIETSELGRSDYARNDSARCFYCKDELFTAMEELRRARGFDRVAYGVNRDDLSDFRPGQKAATEHGVAAPLLEAGLTKADVRALALAAGLRVWDKPASPCLSSRIAYGIPVTPEALAQIERGEEALAALGFRQLRVRHHGNLVRIEIAPDELPRALAPAMAAQFTRIFKELGYTFVTLDLEGFRSGSLNALLPAAALTRSR, encoded by the coding sequence GTGAACCTCAATTCCCAGCGCACCACGCTCGACGCCCATCTGCGCTCCCTCGGCCGCCTGCTGGTGGCTTACTCGGGCGGCGTGGACTCCGCCTTCCTGGCCTTCGCCGCCCATGAGGCGCTGGGGGATGGCATGCTCGCCGTCCTGGCCGATTCTCCTTCGCTGGCCCGCGTCCAGCTCCAGGACGCCGTGGCCTTCGCTCAGGAGCAGCGCATCCCGCTCGAGGTGATTGAAACCTCGGAGCTCGGGCGTTCCGATTACGCGCGCAACGATTCCGCCCGCTGTTTCTACTGCAAGGACGAGCTGTTCACCGCGATGGAGGAGCTGCGGCGCGCGCGCGGCTTCGACCGCGTGGCCTACGGCGTGAATCGCGACGACCTCTCCGATTTCCGCCCTGGGCAGAAGGCAGCGACCGAGCACGGCGTGGCCGCGCCGCTGCTCGAGGCCGGGCTCACCAAGGCCGACGTCCGCGCCCTGGCCCTCGCCGCCGGCCTGCGTGTTTGGGACAAACCCGCCTCTCCCTGCCTTTCCTCCCGCATCGCCTACGGCATTCCCGTCACCCCGGAGGCGCTGGCCCAGATCGAGCGCGGCGAAGAGGCGCTGGCCGCACTCGGCTTTCGCCAGCTCCGCGTCCGCCACCACGGCAACCTGGTGCGCATCGAGATCGCTCCCGACGAGCTGCCCCGCGCCCTCGCTCCCGCCATGGCCGCCCAGTTCACCCGCATCTTCAAGGAGCTGGGCTACACCTTCGTCACCCTCGACCTCGAGGGCTTCCGCTCCGGCTCCCTGAACGCTCTGCTGCCCGCCGCCGCGCTCACCCGCTCCCGGTAG
- the lptD gene encoding LPS assembly protein LptD has translation MPPDSVLAFALSPGDASPSSAALPDDPQQASSSSVRGFGGPAQPGEQAIIKARQQEKAGDVFTLSGEVEITFRSFVLRADHLVYDSKSGEITGDGNLTLDGGPYQEHISASHGSYNLHTGTGKFYDVAGTVGIRIENRSVTLTSPNPVAFTGKIVEKTGPDTYVVHNGTVTSCELPKPKWTFNATRIVVELNGKARIYNSTFRIKGAPILYLPYASHPVEPTRQSGLLMPTFGYSNRKGAILGDSVYLVLNRSADATIGAEYWSRRGWAQRAEFRARPSETSYINFSFFGVVDQEGFGPLHIDQGGQDIRLSAEEQFAHGIRGVADINYLSSFTFRLAFTETFAQAVNSEVKSVAFLSKSYRGYFFNTRVGRYQNFQSTVPGDLVTILHMPGLEISSVDRRIGASPFYWSFEAAAEGVARHEPQFSTSALVGRFDAYPRASLPLVYHGWTFRPEAALRDTYYTERRLPTSGIGTTSSEPVNRRALEGSFELRPPALGRIYEGTVHGHRLKHVIEPRVIFRYVNGVENLPNIIRFDSRDILSDTSEVEYAVVNRLYAKPVSSDPNDENAGSSREILTWELAQKYFINDQFGGAVVNGKRNVFTTTVDFTGIAFLTEPRRLSPLVSKLRIQATPKTDIQWQIDYDFKHDRINSSTTLVDYHIGDFFLGGSHAFLHVPGEIFVNPTPLPAPDKFSQFRFLAGYGGPNKRGVSAAGNIGFDANFSFLQYGAFQSSYNWDCCGISFEYRRFAFGSVRNENQYRFAFTLANIGTFGTLKRQERIF, from the coding sequence TTGCCGCCCGACTCGGTTCTTGCCTTCGCCCTCTCTCCCGGCGACGCTTCGCCCTCGTCCGCCGCACTGCCCGACGACCCGCAGCAGGCCTCGTCTTCTTCCGTGCGCGGCTTCGGCGGTCCGGCGCAGCCCGGCGAGCAGGCGATCATCAAAGCGCGCCAGCAGGAAAAGGCCGGCGACGTCTTCACCCTGAGCGGCGAGGTGGAGATCACCTTCCGCAGCTTCGTGCTGCGCGCCGACCACCTGGTGTACGACTCCAAGTCCGGCGAGATCACCGGCGACGGCAACCTCACCCTGGATGGCGGTCCCTACCAAGAGCACATCAGCGCCAGCCACGGCAGCTACAACCTGCACACGGGAACGGGCAAGTTCTACGACGTCGCCGGCACGGTCGGCATCCGCATTGAGAACCGCAGCGTCACCCTTACCTCCCCCAACCCCGTCGCCTTCACCGGAAAGATCGTGGAGAAGACTGGACCCGACACCTACGTGGTCCACAACGGCACGGTGACCTCGTGCGAGCTGCCCAAGCCCAAGTGGACCTTCAATGCCACCCGCATCGTAGTGGAGTTGAACGGCAAGGCGCGGATCTACAACAGCACCTTCCGCATCAAGGGCGCGCCCATCCTGTATCTGCCCTACGCCTCCCATCCCGTCGAGCCCACGCGGCAGTCGGGTCTCCTCATGCCCACCTTCGGTTATTCCAACCGCAAGGGAGCGATCCTGGGCGACTCGGTGTACCTGGTGCTGAACCGCAGCGCCGACGCCACCATCGGCGCCGAGTACTGGTCGCGGCGGGGCTGGGCGCAGCGGGCCGAGTTCCGCGCCCGCCCCAGCGAGACCTCTTACATCAACTTCTCTTTCTTCGGCGTGGTAGACCAGGAAGGCTTCGGCCCCTTGCACATCGACCAGGGCGGGCAGGACATCCGCCTGAGCGCCGAAGAGCAGTTCGCCCACGGCATCCGCGGCGTCGCCGACATCAACTACCTCAGCTCCTTCACCTTCCGCCTGGCCTTCACCGAGACCTTCGCCCAGGCCGTGAACTCGGAGGTAAAGTCGGTCGCCTTCCTCTCCAAGAGTTACCGGGGATATTTCTTTAACACGCGGGTCGGACGCTATCAGAACTTCCAGAGCACCGTGCCCGGCGACCTGGTGACCATCCTGCACATGCCGGGGCTGGAGATTTCGAGCGTGGACCGCCGCATCGGCGCCTCGCCCTTCTACTGGTCCTTCGAGGCGGCCGCGGAAGGCGTGGCCCGCCACGAGCCCCAGTTCTCGACCTCGGCTCTGGTGGGACGCTTCGACGCCTATCCCCGCGCCTCGCTCCCGCTGGTGTACCACGGCTGGACTTTCCGCCCCGAGGCCGCCCTGCGCGATACCTACTACACCGAGCGCCGCCTGCCCACCAGCGGCATCGGCACCACCAGCAGCGAGCCCGTCAACCGCCGCGCTCTTGAAGGCAGCTTCGAGCTGCGTCCCCCGGCCCTGGGCCGCATCTACGAGGGCACGGTCCACGGCCACCGGCTGAAGCACGTCATCGAGCCCCGGGTGATCTTCCGCTACGTGAACGGGGTCGAGAACCTGCCCAACATCATCCGCTTCGACTCCCGCGACATCCTCAGCGACACCAGCGAGGTGGAGTACGCGGTGGTGAACCGGCTCTACGCCAAGCCCGTCTCCAGCGACCCCAACGACGAGAACGCCGGCTCCTCGCGCGAGATCCTCACCTGGGAGCTGGCGCAGAAATATTTTATCAACGACCAATTCGGCGGCGCGGTGGTCAATGGCAAGCGCAACGTCTTCACCACTACGGTGGACTTCACCGGCATCGCCTTCCTCACCGAGCCGCGGCGCCTCTCGCCGCTGGTCTCCAAGCTGCGCATCCAGGCCACGCCCAAGACCGACATCCAGTGGCAGATCGACTACGATTTCAAGCACGATCGCATCAACTCCAGCACCACGCTGGTGGACTACCACATTGGGGATTTCTTCCTGGGCGGCAGCCACGCCTTTCTGCACGTCCCCGGCGAGATCTTCGTGAACCCCACGCCCCTGCCCGCGCCCGACAAGTTCAGCCAGTTCCGCTTCCTGGCGGGCTACGGCGGTCCCAACAAGCGCGGCGTGAGCGCTGCCGGCAACATCGGTTTCGACGCCAACTTCAGCTTCCTGCAGTACGGCGCCTTCCAGAGCTCCTACAACTGGGACTGCTGCGGCATCAGCTTCGAGTACCGCCGCTTCGCCTTCGGCTCGGTGCGCAACGAGAACCAATACCGCTTCGCCTTCACCCTGGCCAACATCGGCACCTTCGGGACGCTCAAGCGCCAGGAGCGCATCTTCTAG